One window of Nostoc sp. C052 genomic DNA carries:
- a CDS encoding SGNH/GDSL hydrolase family protein, with the protein MSTSFKTFPLWAFFSLLTNGILMLAVILLIWQQQRLAAFFGIVTSPQAINLNSDRPIATPDLGRRHQLTYQEWVDILKQEAKVAADQRPPHLSILAGDSLSLWFPPELLPEGKSWLNQGISGETSNGLLKRLTIFNRTQPEVIFVMIGINDLIRGMSDGEILDNQRQIINYLRKTHPTAQIVVQSILPHGAEDATWKGRGNLLAVANSRIRELNQQLQSICTKKDVKYLDLHPLFTNKQGNLRREFTTDGLHLSPEGYIVWRSALQIYSEIELKPQQEKEGKRLKGKG; encoded by the coding sequence GTGTCTACTTCTTTTAAAACCTTTCCTCTCTGGGCATTTTTCTCGCTGTTAACCAACGGCATCCTAATGTTGGCGGTCATTCTGCTAATTTGGCAACAGCAGAGATTGGCCGCTTTTTTTGGGATAGTAACATCCCCACAGGCAATCAACCTAAATAGCGATCGCCCAATTGCTACACCTGATTTAGGTCGCCGTCACCAACTCACTTACCAGGAGTGGGTAGATATTCTCAAGCAAGAAGCCAAGGTGGCTGCTGACCAACGTCCTCCGCATTTAAGCATCCTGGCGGGAGATTCTTTGAGTTTGTGGTTTCCTCCTGAGTTATTACCTGAGGGTAAAAGTTGGCTCAATCAAGGAATTTCTGGCGAAACCAGTAATGGTCTCTTGAAAAGATTAACAATATTTAACCGCACCCAGCCAGAGGTGATTTTTGTGATGATTGGCATTAATGACCTTATTCGGGGGATGAGTGATGGAGAAATTTTAGATAATCAACGGCAAATTATCAATTACCTACGAAAGACACATCCCACAGCACAAATTGTTGTTCAGTCGATTTTGCCACATGGGGCAGAGGATGCAACCTGGAAAGGACGAGGAAACTTGTTGGCTGTTGCCAATAGTCGCATTCGCGAGTTGAATCAGCAACTACAAAGCATCTGTACCAAAAAAGATGTCAAATATCTCGATTTACATCCCCTGTTTACCAACAAACAAGGAAATCTCCGCCGCGAATTTACTACTGATGGCTTGCACTTAAGTCCAGAAGGTTATATAGTTTGGCGTTCTGCATTGCAGATTTATAGCGAGATCGAATTAAAACCCCAGCAAGAAAAAGAGGGTAAAAGGTTAAAGGGGAAAGGGTAA
- a CDS encoding ammonium transporter codes for MTLLFLAGPLMGNAFAQTPAAAAPPTADTGDTAFMLISAALVLLMTPGLAFFYGGFVRSRNVLNTLMMSFVLMAIVGVTWILWGYSLSFAPGLPFIGGLQWLGLNGVGLEVTDYLKGSNPPEVVSYAGTIPHQAFMIYQAMFAIITPALISGAIAERMSFRAYSLFVLLWSTFVYAPLAHMVWAKGGFLGLYGGLGALDFAGGTVVHISSGVSALVAAIVLGPRKTHPDRLSPPHNVPFILLGAGLLWFGWFGFNAGSALSVASGTSGTVVTNLATTAFVATNAAAAAAALMWLILEAALRGKPTAVGAATGAVAGLVGITPAAGFVTPLSAILIGFITAFVCFYAISFKHKLEIDDALDTYPVHGVGGTVGAILTAVFATTQVNGGGKEGVLRGNLGELGVELVAIAVAYAIAGIGTWIILKVIDATVGLRVKEEAELQGLDINEHGEEGYNSEFGDRPTQ; via the coding sequence ATGACCCTACTGTTTTTGGCAGGGCCGTTGATGGGTAATGCTTTTGCCCAAACCCCTGCTGCTGCTGCTCCACCTACTGCTGATACTGGAGATACAGCATTTATGCTGATTTCAGCAGCGCTCGTACTACTAATGACACCAGGATTGGCATTTTTCTATGGTGGATTTGTGCGATCGCGCAACGTCTTAAACACATTGATGATGAGCTTTGTGTTAATGGCAATTGTGGGAGTTACCTGGATTCTCTGGGGCTATAGTCTTTCTTTTGCGCCAGGTTTACCCTTTATCGGTGGATTGCAGTGGCTTGGGTTGAATGGTGTCGGGTTAGAAGTCACCGATTATCTTAAAGGGTCAAATCCGCCGGAAGTCGTCTCTTATGCCGGAACGATACCCCACCAGGCATTCATGATCTATCAAGCCATGTTTGCGATTATCACCCCAGCCTTAATTTCTGGAGCGATCGCAGAACGGATGAGTTTCCGCGCCTATTCACTGTTTGTCCTACTGTGGTCAACCTTTGTTTACGCCCCTCTAGCTCACATGGTATGGGCGAAAGGTGGATTTTTAGGTTTGTATGGTGGATTGGGTGCCCTCGACTTTGCAGGTGGCACAGTAGTTCATATTAGTTCCGGTGTTTCAGCCCTAGTAGCAGCGATCGTCCTTGGTCCCCGGAAAACCCATCCCGATCGCCTTAGCCCACCGCACAACGTTCCATTTATTTTGTTAGGTGCTGGCTTGCTGTGGTTTGGTTGGTTCGGCTTCAACGCTGGTAGTGCCCTATCAGTTGCTAGTGGAACTTCTGGCACTGTAGTTACAAATTTGGCAACCACAGCCTTTGTCGCCACCAATGCAGCAGCGGCGGCGGCGGCTTTAATGTGGTTAATTTTAGAAGCAGCTTTGCGGGGTAAACCAACCGCCGTGGGAGCAGCGACAGGAGCCGTTGCTGGTTTAGTTGGCATTACTCCCGCCGCCGGATTTGTCACACCGCTATCAGCGATTTTAATTGGTTTCATCACCGCCTTTGTTTGCTTCTATGCCATTAGTTTTAAGCACAAGCTAGAAATTGACGATGCTTTAGATACCTATCCCGTGCATGGGGTTGGTGGTACAGTAGGGGCAATTTTAACCGCAGTCTTTGCCACGACTCAAGTCAACGGTGGAGGTAAAGAAGGAGTGCTGCGTGGTAATCTTGGTGAATTGGGAGTTGAGCTAGTAGCAATTGCCGTTGCTTATGCGATCGCAGGTATTGGTACGTGGATTATTCTCAAGGTTATCGATGCTACAGTCGGGCTGCGAGTTAAAGAGGAAGCAGAATTGCAAGGTTTAGATATCAACGAACACGGCGAAGAAGGTTACAACTCCGAGTTTGGCGATCGTCCGACTCAGTAG
- a CDS encoding YnfA family protein translates to MIKSLLYFLWAGFFEIGGGYLIWLWLREGKPFWWGLLGGIALAFYGVLATLQPTNFGRVYAAYGGVFIAMATLWGWKVDGVTPDRYDLIGVCLALASVLIIMFTPRN, encoded by the coding sequence ATGATTAAGTCACTACTGTATTTTTTGTGGGCTGGTTTCTTTGAAATTGGGGGTGGCTACCTGATCTGGTTGTGGTTGCGCGAGGGGAAGCCTTTCTGGTGGGGTCTATTGGGAGGAATTGCTTTAGCTTTCTACGGGGTTCTTGCAACTCTCCAGCCGACAAATTTTGGCAGAGTATATGCAGCTTATGGCGGCGTGTTTATTGCAATGGCAACGCTTTGGGGCTGGAAGGTAGACGGGGTAACTCCAGACCGTTACGACTTAATCGGAGTATGTTTAGCTTTAGCGAGTGTATTAATTATCATGTTTACTCCGAGAAATTAA